The following proteins are encoded in a genomic region of Montipora foliosa isolate CH-2021 chromosome 8, ASM3666993v2, whole genome shotgun sequence:
- the LOC138013424 gene encoding uromodulin-like, with amino-acid sequence MKMSKILHFYVTAVMFLESHLSFLTCADVQQCKSVYSKYGMMLRGHVFQEINTANILTCGKLCNSNIRCQSLNYVMSRSLCELNSRTREARPDDYVQDSDRIYVTRPSERVPLGSIKEVPAESCAEIKASEGDSVVVSGNYWLDSIKPGQAVLVPCNMSTGDGDECNASVPVCDVNAICQNTLSSFLCSCKTGFTGDGFNCADIDECTNGAYNCINGTALCLNTLGSYKCACKQGYRGDGQSYCIPDECQNYQVLSNADRKTTNGASTLYCDNTLGPAWFRFQGNAGTRIPNWCVPENRCGTHATGWLNGAHPLEHEGKVTRTVCFNYYSNCCNWSVNIQVQNCSGYYLYYISGTYSSNPCHLRYCSTD; translated from the exons ATGAAAATGTCCAAGATCTTGCatttttacgtcacagcggtcATGTTTCTGGAGTCTCACCTGTCTTTCTTAACATGCGCGGACGTTCAGCAGTGCAAAAGTGTTTATTCCAAATACGGTATGATGTTAAGAGGTCACGTGTTTCAGGAAATCAACACCGCAAACATATTGACCTGCGGAAAGTTATGCAACTCCAACATTCGATGTCAAAGCCTCAACTACGTCATGAGTCGATCTTTGTGTGAGTTAAATAGTCGCACAAGGGAAGCAAGACCAGATGATTATGTTCAAGACTCAGATCGGATATATGTCACAAGACCCAGCGAAAGAG TTCCCCTAGGCTCTATTAAGGAGGTGCCTGCTGAATCATGCGCGGAGATCAAAGCGAGTGAAGGAGACAGCGTGGTGGTTAGTGGCAATTACTGGCTTGATTCAATCAAACCAGGCCAAGCTGTGTTGGTTCCTTGCAATATGTCGACAGGAG ACGGGGACGAATGCAACGCCTCAGTCCCAGTATGTGATGTTAACGCCATTTGTCAAAATACACTGTCATCTTTCCTTTGCTCATGTAAAACCGGTTTTACTGGAGATGGTTTCAACTGTGCAG ACATTGACGAGTGCACCAATGGTGCGTACAATTGCATCAATGGAACAGCTCTCTGTTTAAACACGCTCGGATCCTATAAGTGTGCCTGTAAGCAGGGTTACCGAGGAGACGGTCAGAGCTACTGCATTCCAGATG AATGCCAAAACTACCAAGTATTGAGCAATGCTGACAGAAAAACAACGAACGGTGCATCTACTCTATATTGCGACAACACACTTGGGCCAGCTTGGTTTCGTTTCCAAGGAAACGCGGGAACAAGGATTCCCAATTGGTGCGTCCCTGAAAACAGGTGCGGGACACACGCAACTGGGTGGTTAAACGGCGCTCATCCCCTGGAACACGAGGGAAAAGTGACAAGAACGGTCTGTTTTAACTATTATTCAAATTGTTGTAATTGGTCCGTGAATATTCAAGTGCAGAATTGCAGTGGTTACTACCTGTATTACATCAGTGGAACATATTCTTCTAATCCGTGTCATCTCCGTTATTGCAGCACTGACTGA
- the LOC138013425 gene encoding uromodulin-like gives MKMSKILHFYVTAVMFLESHLSFLTCADAQQCRSVYSKYGMMLRGHVLQEINTANILTCGKLCNSNIRCQSLNYVMSRSLCELNSRTMEARPDDYVQDSDRIYLTRPSERVPLGSIKEVPAESCAEIKASEGDSVVVSGNYWLDSIKPGQAVLVPCNMSTGDGDECNASVPVCDVNAICQNTLSSFLCSCKTGFTGDGFNCADIDECTNGEYNCINGTALCLNTLGSYKCACKQGYRGDGRNYCIPDECQNYQVLSNADRKTTNGASTLYCDNTLGPAWFRFQGNAGTRIPNWCVPNNRCGTHATGWLNGAHPLEHEGKVTRTVCFNWSSNCCNWSVNIQVRNCSGYYLYYISGTHSSQPCHLRYCSTD, from the exons ATGAAAATGTCCAAGATCTTGCatttttacgtcacagcggttATGTTTCTGGAGTCTCACCTGTCTTTCTTAACATGTGCGGACGCTCAGCAGTGCAGAAGTGTTTATTCCAAATACGGTATGATGTTAAGAGGTCACGTGCTTCAGGAAATCAACACCGCAAACATCTTGACCTGCGGAAAGTTATGCAACTCCAACATTCGATGTCAAAGCCTCAACTACGTCATGAGTCGATCTTTGTGTGAGTTAAATAGTCGCACAATGGAAGCAAGACCAGATGATTATGTTCAAGACTCAGATCGGATATACCTGACAAGACCCAGCGAAAGAG TTCCCCTAGGCTCTATTAAGGAGGTGCCTGCTGAATCATGCGCGGAGATCAAAGCGAGTGAAGGAGACAGCGTGGTGGTTAGTGGCAATTACTGGCTTGATTCAATCAAACCAGGCCAAGCTGTGTTGGTCCCTTGCAATATGTCGACAGGAG acggAGACGAATGCAACGCCTCAGTCCCAGTATGTGATGTTAACGCCATTTGTCAAAATACACTGTCATCTTTCCTTTGCTCATGTAAAACCGGTTTTACTGGAGATGGTTTCAACTGTGCAG ACATTGACGAGTGCACCAATGGTGAGTACAATTGCATCAATGGAACAGCTCTCTGTTTAAACACGCTCGGATCCTATAAGTGTGCCTGTAAGCAGGGTTACCGAGGAGACGGTCGGAACTACTGCATTCCAGATG AATGCCAAAACTACCAAGTATTGAGCAATGCTGACAGAAAAACAACGAACGGTGCATCTACTCTATATTGCGACAACACACTTGGGCCAGCTTGGTTTCGTTTCCAAGGAAACGCGGGAACAAGGATTCCCAATTGGTGCGTCCCTAACAACAGATGCGGGACCCACGCAACTGGGTGGTTAAACGGCGCTCATCCCCTGGAACACGAGGGAAAAGTGACACGAACGGTCTGTTTTAACTGGAGTTCAAATTGTTGTAATTGGTCCGTGAATATTCAAGTGCGGAATTGCAGTGGTTACTACCTGTATTACATCAGTGGAACACATTCTTCTCAGCCGTGTCATCTCCGTTATTGCAGCACTGACTGA